The region GCAAGACATAGGGGCCACTAGTGCTTTTCATGAAAACACAGCTCAAAGACAAAAtagcattttgtgtgtgtgacagcGCAACATACATGCATCACACCCTTTGGAATAAAAAAGGTCAGTGTTGGGAATAAACACCAATTATAAGGAATAACTCTATTTAATTCCTTCCTTTGCCTGCGAGTGCGCAAATCTACATCTTGAGATAACACCACAACTATCAGGTTCTTAATTTTCACAGACTCAAGAACCTCAGGTTTAAGAAACTATTATTCCGAGGCCAGACATCCAGTTGCCTTTGTGGACCTCACATTTACTCCCCTCTCTTCCTAAAATAACAATGGAATGAGATCTCAAACCTTCACCTGACATATGCAATACATTGCACTTCAAAAGGCTGTGGAGTTAACACTGCTGAGCTAGTTTAAACCagtacaaaatatttcagatggaGAGCGTTCAAGAGCTCTAACCATGTGGTACAGATTTAAACCTGGAAGCATGCATAATGGAGCGTACGTTCTGGCGTTTCACAGTGCTAGATTCAAGCAAGCATGTGCCACCTACAACTTCATGTAAAACAGTAACACTGTACAGTCCAAGCAACAGCAGAAGGTCTGACTGAAGTGACTACTGGCTGCTTTAGAACCACAGAGGATGTAAAGCACGTCcgtgggaagggggagggaaaaaatactaaaaaattaTAACGTAGTCAGATAGGCAGAACTATGTACCTTACTCATATCTAATATCCTCACAGAGCTAAACTGCTTACAAAAATGAGTGCAAGCCTGAGCTAGAAGGCTTATATTTTATTCAGGTGGTTACTGTTTGGGAAATTGTAAATCCTCTGTTCTCTAATGAGCATGCTAAGCAGCTATAAAACATAGAAGTTGCTGCCAGCAAAGTCAGGATGAAAATTGTCAGTCTTTGTattaccacaaaaaaaaatatatatatatatacaaacatatatatatatatacacaccaaTATCAATTATACCAAATCCTCAAATTATAAGTGTAAAAAGTCAATGTGGAACATAAAAATTATATGGTTAGAAGAATTTTACtgctccatttttattttttcattatcatCATACACTTCAACTTCTTGTATCTGGGGTTATTTTACTCCTAACCCCAAAATCATTTGTGTGCATTAGCATGGTGAAAAGATTCCAGTCTCTCCCAGAAGCTCCGATTCACAAGTGTATTGGGTCCTCATTAATTTAAACCTCCAATCACTTctaggaaaaaacccaaaaatttCAAATACCTAGCTTTCTAAGTACCCaaatgtaataaaaagtaataattatACTCCAGTATAACATATTTATCATTTCTTTTGAACTGTGTGCACCACTGTTTTCTTGTAATCTTTTAATATATAAAGTTGTTCTATCTGTGTAACAGTACAGCCGCGCTCCAGTAACGTGTGCAAAAGCCGATATTCTCATGTATGGCATAAGCACTATTACATCACTATTACTATTACATCACTATTACCACATGTATTACCTACACTCATGGGAGcataaggcaaaaaaaaatgtaaaatgaaatgtaCACATCTTTCTTATGAAACGAGATACAGATAAGGATTTGTTTGTTACAGTGAAATACACCATATTCCTGTCTAATGTAACATTACTGAAATTACTGCAGGAGTAGATTTGACGATTAGAAAAAATGCCTAAGACTTGCTAAATGCATCATCTAAACACACTGTGGtaggggtggaaaaaaaatcaagagaatATTTCATGATACCTTTTTTCATAATTGAGCATTCTACCTTCCTACAAAGTAAGAGGTTCTAATTTTTAAGActcaaaatctattttttttttttttaaacagacttCTGGACTCATTAATATTGCAGTGTTGTTACAGTTAAGAGCTGTAACACATTAACCACTACATTACCCATCCTGCTGCCCCCATCCAACCTGCTCCACAGTACTGTTACACAAAAATCCCTTGAAATCTCCTGATTTTATATTGTAACAATGATAAGGCAAGAATATTCTCTATTTTAGTGCAAGTCCTTTGCGGATTACAAGGATTAAAGGCATTTCACTGCCTTCTGTCATCCTAACTTGGCTGAAGTCATCACATATCAGGTTCAGGTGCTCCCTACCCTCTAACAATGTTACGTCcaacacagaaattaaactaTGTTTCTCAGGAAACAGCAAACaatggctttgttttttaatccaaGGCTACTTTCAAAGGCTCACTGTaagtaacagaaaaatctaTGCTTCCCAATAGGAATATTAAACACTAATGCTTTCACCAAATAAAGGACAGTAAATTCAGAATATCTACTCTGTGTTTACATTTGTGTTTTGATCAATAGTTTTAGGTCCTGTGTTAATTTATTATAGCTAACttcaaaatgccaaagcaagagAGATGATACTTGCAGAACTGGAGTTAAACTTatataagatttttttgtgttaaaTATGTTTGCAAAAATTAATGTCCCATGAAATAGAGGTGTGGTTCTAAAAAGAATGTATCAGAACAATGGTTACTTTTCTACTTTGTCTGTACTTCATTTTAGGTTCCTGCTgcaaatttatttaaaacacgTGTCCTAATTATAGAACTTCAACACATAACGTGAATCTTCCTTGCCATGTTTCCATATAGGCCTCTGTGGATTTCTCACCCAGACCTCCTCTAGGCACAACGATCCACAGGCATTGCATTTCCCCTCAAGAACTGAACTCTCTTCTGGAACAAAGTAGTCAAGAAATCAGACAGGCGGCtaaggagaaaaacaaccaGTCCATTTGGCAGCACCTCTCCAGCTACCTGCAAGCATTAACAGTCTTAACCATAACTACATCGCTGCAGAAGAGGACAGGGCAGGGCAGGTTCGTCAGAAGCCGCGTTCCAAGCGCCTCCCGCAGCAACCGGCGCTGCGAGGCCGCCGGCCGGCCCAGGCCCGCGGCTCCGCGCCACCGCCGGGCACCGCACCCGGGCGAGCCCCGAGCGGCCAGCGCGGCCTGGCTGTGTTTAACGGCGGGCAGAGCCGCTCCCGCCGCCTGCAGCAGTCAGCGCGCCCGAGGCCCTCGTCCGGCCTCCCCGCCGCGACGGGGGACCGAGCCCCCCGGCGGAGCTGCCCCTGGCCCCGCTCCGCCTCTGCCGCCCCCCGGAAGGGCCGCGGGCGGGGAGCACCGGCAGCCGCCCTGCACCAAGGgccgccgcgctgcccggcTGGGGCGCGGCTGCGAGGGGAagtgggggaaggggaagaggtgGGGGGGAGAAGGAAACGGGCGCTTCCGCGCGCGCGCGCAGCGGGGGGAGggcggggagggcagggggttaTTTATAGCCCGGCTGCTAATTTGGGAAGCGGGATAATGCGCCCCGCGGAGCGGCACCTGCCGCCAGCACTCACCCCATCCCGCAGAGAGGCGCCGGCTCCTTTAAAACCACCGCAGACCCCACCCTCTGGCCCTCCTCTCCTGCCGCCACGAGCCCCGCGGCCTGCCAATCGGCGGCGGCGACGCAACGGGGCTGCCGGCAGCCAATCGGCGGGCCGCTTAGTGGCTGGAGGAGAGGTGAGGAGGCAAGATGGAGGCGGCGGGTGAGGCGGCGGCCGTCCCCGCCGAGGAGCTGCGGGCGGCGGCCGCCTTCGTGGCTCCCCTGCGGCCTGAgccggcggccgccgccgccgtggTGCTGCCGGAGCGGCTGCAGCGGCGGGAAGCGGAGCGGCAGCAGGGCGTGGAGCGGCAGCGGCAGAAGAAGGAGGCGCAGGTAGTGAAGGAGGAGCAGAGCGAATTCTTCGTCGCCGCCTTCTCCCGGGAGCGAGAGGCTGTGGAGGCGCTGCTGGCGGCGGGGCCGCTGGAGGAGGCGGCCGCCCGcctgcaggggctgcagaagctgctgacCGAGAGCGTGCGGTTCCTGGCGCCCTACGAGCTGCGGCAGGGCCAGGAGGCCGTGGCGCGACTGCAGGGGGACCTGGCGGCGCGgcgccagcagctgcagcccaagAAGAAATTCGCCTTCCGGGCCCTCAAGAAAGAAGCGGCGCCGGGCAGCGAGCCGCGCCCCGCCGAGCCCGCCCGGCCCGCGGCCGCCGAGCCGGCCCCCTGCCCCGGCACTGCCGAGGGGGAGCCGGGCGGGCCGCCGCTGTGCGGGTTCAGCGGCGCCGAGAACCAGGAGCTGGAGCTCGGCCCCGCGGAGCTGCTGCAGCGCGACGTGCTGCTCTCGCAGCTGCGCGGCTGCCGGGTGCGGCTCCGCGGCAACGCCAACACCGTGCGGGTGCGGGACTGCCGGGGCTGCACCGTGCTCTGCGGGCCCGTCTCCACCTCCGTGATGGTGGATGGCTGCAGTGACTGTGTCCTGGTGCTGGCCTGCCAGCAGCTGCGCACCCATCGCACCTGCGACAGCCGCTTCTACGTGCAGGTGACCAGCCGGGCCGTGATCGAGGACTGCACTAAGGTCTTCTTTGCCCCCTACGCCTGGAGCTATCCGGGTATTGAGAGGGATTTTGAGTCTTCTGGGCTGGACAGAAGCAGAAACAACTGGAACCTGGTGGACGACTTTGACTGGCTGGCAACTGACAGGCCTTCACCCAACTGGAGCCTGATCCCTGAGCAGGAAAGAATCAGCTGCTGGGACTGACTGCAGAGGCAGCTCAGTACTGAGCAAGAAATCCTGGTGTAGAAGCACTGATTCATAAACAGTGGGACTTCATCACCAATATGCCATTAAATAATTCCAATCGGTATTTAAATTGTGAATTACAAtgtatgactttttttttctttaattcaagAATAACCAGTCAAATATAGTTTACTGTTCTTACACAAGTTGCTGCTATAATCTTTATGTATCACTGTGGAATTTGCCAACTACTGCAGTACCTCATTGCTAAGTTTTTCTAATTAAAGTGGGGCAAGGAGCACCAACAAACAGGAGCCTCTGTTAGAACTGTTGTGCTGCTTTCACTCACACAGGCAGAATCTGAATTAGCTGCAAGTAGTACAAGCTgtactgaaatggaaaacagattttttgcatttttgtggTTCTTAGGTTGCAGATGACAGTACACTAACTTATGCGGTATACAGGAGGGGAGTTTGGTGGTCTAATGGGGACAGTGAAATCTGTAAGTttgctttatttaggctttgaTTTCAAGTGACATAAGTCTAAAGGAAAG is a window of Columba livia isolate bColLiv1 breed racing homer chromosome 3, bColLiv1.pat.W.v2, whole genome shotgun sequence DNA encoding:
- the TBCC gene encoding tubulin-specific chaperone C, translating into MEAAGEAAAVPAEELRAAAAFVAPLRPEPAAAAAVVLPERLQRREAERQQGVERQRQKKEAQVVKEEQSEFFVAAFSREREAVEALLAAGPLEEAAARLQGLQKLLTESVRFLAPYELRQGQEAVARLQGDLAARRQQLQPKKKFAFRALKKEAAPGSEPRPAEPARPAAAEPAPCPGTAEGEPGGPPLCGFSGAENQELELGPAELLQRDVLLSQLRGCRVRLRGNANTVRVRDCRGCTVLCGPVSTSVMVDGCSDCVLVLACQQLRTHRTCDSRFYVQVTSRAVIEDCTKVFFAPYAWSYPGIERDFESSGLDRSRNNWNLVDDFDWLATDRPSPNWSLIPEQERISCWD